A genomic region of Ignavibacteria bacterium contains the following coding sequences:
- a CDS encoding glycoside hydrolase family 97 protein, with protein sequence MNKLFLSIIIILAMIKITFSQEFYSPDKNLKLKILLNEKGEFFYSLQFKNKPVIKLSKLGFDLVRENSLNDDFEILKIEQNEINEKWSPVWGEVDTIVNHCNAIKVYLKQRSTQRFLNVQFRIFNDGLGFRYEFPRQENLKYFIIAEENSQFAMTGNHTAFWLPGDYDSQEYTYTTSRFSEINALKGRNFDDIITKSIPGENFVQTPLMIKTDEGLYINIHEAALIDYPAMYLKVNKENFVLSTHLCPDAYGNKAYLQTPFNTPWRTIIVSDKAEKILESKIILNLNEPAKFEDVSWIKPKKYIGIWWSLHVGKESWNYADIDNIRIDQINYDTLKPNGRHGATTENAKSYIDFAAKHGFDALLIEGWNIGWEDWFGHWKENVFDFVTPYPDFNVDEVSRYAKEKGVELIMHHETSSSVTNYERRMNEAFEFLKKYNYTAIKTGYVGPIIPRGEHHDGQWMVNHYIRVLEKAAKEKICIASHESVRLTGLHRTYPNWLAAEAARGNEFNAWSEGNPPEHETILIFTRLIGGPMDYTPGIFQIKMGYYSDERKNFQVHTTLAKQLALYVVLYSPLQMAADLPENYERFLDAFQFIKDVPVDWKDTKVLFAEPGDYIVTARKDKNSDNWFIGAITDENSREFNIKLNFLDNAKYEAIIYRDADDAHWQKNPMSYKIEKRIVDNKSNIKIKLAEGGGCAISLKKLGN encoded by the coding sequence GTGAACAAATTATTCTTATCAATAATTATAATTTTAGCAATGATTAAAATAACTTTCTCTCAAGAATTTTACTCCCCGGATAAAAATCTGAAACTAAAAATTTTACTAAATGAAAAAGGGGAATTTTTTTATTCGCTACAATTTAAGAATAAACCTGTTATCAAATTAAGTAAGCTTGGTTTTGATCTTGTTAGAGAAAATAGCCTTAATGATGATTTTGAAATCTTAAAAATTGAACAAAATGAAATCAATGAAAAATGGAGTCCTGTCTGGGGTGAAGTTGACACAATAGTAAATCATTGCAATGCTATTAAAGTTTATCTTAAACAAAGAAGTACCCAAAGATTTTTAAATGTTCAATTCAGAATTTTCAATGATGGACTCGGTTTTCGTTATGAATTCCCAAGACAGGAGAATTTAAAATATTTTATCATAGCTGAAGAAAATTCTCAATTTGCAATGACCGGTAATCATACAGCCTTCTGGCTTCCCGGAGATTATGACTCACAAGAATACACATACACTACTTCCAGATTCTCTGAAATCAATGCCTTAAAGGGAAGAAACTTTGATGATATAATCACTAAATCAATTCCTGGAGAAAATTTCGTTCAAACTCCTTTGATGATCAAAACCGATGAGGGATTGTACATAAACATTCACGAAGCAGCGTTGATTGATTATCCTGCAATGTATCTCAAAGTTAATAAAGAGAATTTCGTACTTTCAACTCATCTTTGTCCAGACGCGTATGGCAACAAAGCATATCTTCAAACTCCTTTTAATACTCCCTGGAGAACCATCATCGTTTCTGACAAAGCAGAAAAAATTTTAGAATCAAAAATCATCTTAAATCTAAATGAGCCTGCAAAGTTCGAAGATGTTAGTTGGATTAAACCAAAAAAATACATTGGAATATGGTGGTCGTTGCATGTTGGGAAAGAATCCTGGAATTATGCTGATATTGATAATATTAGAATTGACCAGATTAACTACGATACACTAAAACCAAATGGACGACATGGAGCAACAACCGAAAACGCTAAAAGTTATATCGATTTTGCTGCTAAACACGGCTTCGATGCACTTTTAATTGAAGGTTGGAATATTGGTTGGGAAGATTGGTTTGGCCATTGGAAGGAAAATGTTTTTGATTTTGTTACTCCTTACCCTGATTTTAATGTTGATGAAGTTTCTCGTTATGCTAAAGAGAAAGGTGTTGAATTAATTATGCATCATGAGACTTCCTCGTCCGTTACTAATTATGAAAGAAGAATGAACGAAGCATTTGAATTTCTAAAAAAATATAATTATACGGCTATAAAAACCGGGTATGTCGGTCCCATTATTCCACGAGGCGAGCATCACGATGGTCAATGGATGGTTAACCATTATATTAGAGTTTTAGAAAAAGCTGCAAAAGAAAAAATCTGTATAGCTTCACACGAGTCAGTAAGACTTACAGGTTTGCATCGAACTTATCCAAATTGGTTAGCTGCAGAAGCCGCACGCGGGAACGAATTCAACGCCTGGAGCGAAGGAAATCCTCCCGAGCACGAAACAATTCTAATTTTCACAAGACTAATTGGTGGTCCAATGGATTATACTCCGGGAATCTTCCAGATTAAAATGGGTTATTACAGTGATGAAAGAAAAAATTTTCAAGTTCATACAACACTTGCCAAACAATTAGCTCTCTATGTTGTCCTTTATAGTCCTTTGCAGATGGCTGCAGATCTGCCAGAAAATTACGAAAGATTTCTCGATGCATTTCAATTTATTAAAGATGTTCCCGTTGATTGGAAAGATACAAAAGTTCTTTTTGCCGAACCTGGAGATTACATAGTCACAGCACGAAAAGATAAAAATTCTGATAATTGGTTCATTGGCGCCATCACAGATGAAAACTCAAGAGAATTTAATATTAAACTTAATTTTCTTGATAATGCAAAGTACGAAGCAATAATTTATCGTGATGCTGATGATGCTCATTGGCAAAAAAATCCAATGTCTTATAAAATTGAAAAACGAATAGTTGATAATAAATCAAATATCAAAATAAAATTAGCCGAAGGAGGTGGGTGTGCAATTTCTTTAAAGAAGTTGGGAAACTAA
- a CDS encoding T9SS type A sorting domain-containing protein has protein sequence MKTRIYLLAILFLTSFISNSYSQIFINQIGYKTFLPKFFYTNLTSDSFKVIDEITGNIVYSGSLYLISPNDPATGMQIRKGDFSNFNLEGKFYIRLNTNDTSYHFTISNSIYEDLFQKSLKAFYFQRCGSQLFFQHAGVYQRNVCHTGDGFYHSSTGQSGFKFSRGGWHDAGDYGKYVVNAGISIATLLMAYELFPEFFNSDSLNIPESGNGIPDILDEVKYEIQWLLTMQDSDGAIYHKLTKEQFESFVMPSQDSGMRFIYQKSSTATGNFIAVLARFYRVYKNFDSLFAHQCLNAAKNAWNWLINQPSIIPQGGFQNPPGTQTGEYGDNNDTDERLWASVELYEATGEQSYKDYYEFNYNLGGLINSTMNWQNVRILAHLTYLFSKQLDVNQSVKSQLRNSLISYSNNLVAKRNSNGFGVTISPGEYYWGSNSQVLNNAIILILAYKITNQAIYLSAALEQLNYILGSNAHNLSFVTGVGKKYPKKPHHRPSEADGIIEPVPGFVVGGPNQYLNDPVLQQYFNQNTPPALCYIDHLQSYASNEVAINWNAPLVFVSGYFNNFFLTQVEEQSINSNLNFKLEQNFPNPFNGQTKIRYSIKSKSMNEMFRIKLKIINLLGEEIFILYDGYRFPGTYEETFDASGFSTKSLPSGIYFYQLNVNENSFTKKMIYLK, from the coding sequence ATGAAAACAAGAATTTATTTATTAGCTATTTTATTTCTTACTTCATTCATTTCAAATTCATATTCTCAAATCTTCATCAATCAGATTGGTTATAAAACTTTTTTACCAAAATTTTTCTACACAAACTTGACTTCCGATTCTTTTAAAGTAATTGATGAAATCACTGGCAATATTGTGTATTCAGGAAGCTTATACTTAATCTCTCCCAATGATCCAGCAACAGGAATGCAAATTCGCAAAGGTGATTTTTCAAATTTTAATTTAGAAGGGAAGTTTTATATTCGATTAAATACAAATGATACTTCCTACCATTTTACAATCTCAAATTCAATTTATGAAGACCTTTTTCAAAAATCATTAAAAGCATTTTATTTCCAGAGATGTGGCAGTCAACTATTTTTCCAGCACGCGGGAGTTTATCAGAGAAATGTCTGTCATACTGGTGATGGTTTTTATCATTCATCGACTGGTCAGAGCGGATTTAAATTTTCTCGCGGCGGCTGGCATGATGCAGGTGATTATGGTAAATATGTAGTCAATGCTGGAATTTCTATTGCAACTTTACTTATGGCTTATGAATTATTCCCAGAATTTTTTAATTCCGACTCACTTAACATTCCAGAAAGCGGAAATGGTATTCCAGATATTTTAGACGAAGTTAAATACGAAATTCAATGGTTACTCACTATGCAAGATTCTGATGGTGCTATATATCACAAACTTACAAAAGAACAATTTGAATCATTTGTGATGCCTTCACAAGACTCGGGAATGCGTTTTATTTACCAGAAGTCTTCTACTGCAACTGGTAATTTCATAGCAGTTCTTGCAAGGTTTTATCGTGTTTATAAAAATTTTGATTCTCTTTTTGCCCATCAATGCTTGAATGCAGCAAAAAATGCCTGGAACTGGTTGATAAATCAACCTTCAATAATTCCTCAAGGTGGATTTCAAAATCCACCAGGAACTCAAACTGGAGAATACGGTGATAATAACGACACCGACGAAAGACTCTGGGCATCAGTAGAATTGTACGAAGCAACTGGCGAACAATCTTATAAAGATTATTATGAATTTAATTACAATTTAGGCGGTTTGATTAATTCAACTATGAACTGGCAAAATGTCAGAATACTTGCTCATTTGACTTATCTATTTTCAAAACAGCTCGATGTTAATCAAAGCGTTAAATCACAACTTCGTAATTCACTCATTTCGTATTCAAATAATCTTGTTGCTAAAAGAAATTCAAATGGATTTGGAGTAACAATAAGTCCAGGTGAATACTATTGGGGTTCAAATTCACAGGTCTTAAATAATGCGATTATTTTAATCTTAGCTTATAAAATTACAAATCAAGCAATCTATCTTTCAGCTGCTTTAGAACAACTAAATTACATTTTGGGTTCTAATGCTCACAACCTTTCATTTGTAACAGGTGTTGGTAAAAAATATCCCAAGAAACCTCATCATCGTCCTTCAGAAGCCGATGGTATTATTGAACCTGTTCCAGGATTTGTTGTAGGTGGTCCAAATCAATACTTAAACGATCCAGTACTTCAACAATATTTCAACCAGAATACTCCACCCGCTCTCTGCTATATTGATCATTTACAAAGTTATGCTTCAAATGAAGTAGCTATAAATTGGAACGCACCGCTTGTATTTGTTTCAGGCTACTTTAACAATTTTTTTCTCACACAAGTAGAAGAACAATCGATAAACTCTAATCTTAATTTTAAACTCGAACAAAACTTTCCAAATCCATTCAACGGACAAACTAAAATCCGCTATTCCATCAAATCAAAATCAATGAATGAAATGTTCAGAATTAAACTCAAGATTATTAATTTACTAGGTGAAGAAATTTTTATACTCTATGATGGATATCGATTTCCTGGAACTTATGAAGAGACATTTGATGCATCAGGCTTTTCAACAAAATCATTACCCTCGGGTATTTATTTTTATCAACTTAATGTTAACGAGAACTCCTTCACAAAGAAAATGATTTATCTTAAATAA